The following coding sequences lie in one Deltaproteobacteria bacterium genomic window:
- a CDS encoding radical SAM protein, whose product MPVIEAHAALRVLVIHPPTSVARDFIDYPYFADLGAVQAAAVLEPLAEVTLVDALALPGAGLRWRDDGRAQLGADTEQVLAACDQPAELVIVALTPFHRPPLRDDLLAETLVGLRARHPDATLVLADLYQSGQHYVHADGEAILDAYPEADLRLSFEAELALPELVTAVAQGQRPRGVWRGRRPPQLDALPAPAWSRIDLAARDACMAAIVAGLGRASWAFPLHGRALPWISSRGCPFDCAHCSSNPDRVAAEPKTQRRRSAAGMREELAALARAGATVVHVLDEMVNVHPQHLASLLDAAEAEQLRLEFPNGMRADCLAPADLVRLLGRITTLSISAESGSQRVLDEVVGKRLDRAEIERVCAHAHRIGLPTLVHFIIGMPNESAAEINETLAFALSLFDRFDIEPAVQFATPLPGTRLARGQSLPVIDDWGPRFQAEPTPLRGAIDHAQLHAFKHTFDARLASSRGPQKLILNATYVCNNHCTFCAVGTRTQVDGHPTRQREILAKYRRQGVELLDIDGGEPTMNPELVPLVRYARAIGYRRVNVTTNGRLCAYPDFAGKLLESGVTSVLFSIHGADARTHAAQVGVAEAFDQSVAGIRNAVALAGGTVELGMNTTVTKGNAAQLPAIAELALALGLRWLNIQFLTPFGRATRMVAPDTAEAAAVAARVIDEFGTRMKIQVINLPFCFMPGYEAHLAGDLDKRARQMVFVNNDDVNLAEYLAARRVRKPQCAACPQACFCAGFYELDDVPEPPWIVRAEDLSRRIS is encoded by the coding sequence GTGCCTGTGATCGAGGCCCACGCGGCGCTGCGCGTGCTGGTGATCCATCCGCCGACGTCGGTCGCACGCGACTTCATCGACTACCCTTACTTCGCCGACCTCGGCGCGGTGCAGGCAGCGGCGGTGCTCGAGCCGCTTGCCGAGGTCACGCTGGTCGACGCGCTCGCACTACCCGGTGCTGGTCTGCGCTGGCGCGACGATGGCCGCGCGCAGCTCGGCGCCGACACCGAGCAGGTGCTGGCGGCGTGCGACCAACCGGCGGAGCTGGTCATCGTCGCACTCACGCCGTTTCATCGCCCGCCGCTGCGCGACGACCTCCTCGCCGAGACGCTCGTCGGCCTGCGTGCGCGACACCCCGACGCGACCCTCGTGCTCGCCGACCTGTACCAGTCGGGGCAGCACTACGTGCATGCCGACGGTGAGGCGATCCTCGACGCCTACCCGGAGGCCGACCTGCGGCTGTCGTTCGAGGCCGAGCTCGCGCTGCCGGAGCTGGTGACTGCGGTGGCGCAGGGCCAGCGCCCGCGCGGGGTGTGGCGCGGTCGTCGACCGCCGCAGCTCGACGCCTTGCCGGCACCCGCGTGGTCACGCATCGACCTCGCGGCGCGCGACGCCTGCATGGCGGCGATCGTCGCCGGCCTCGGGCGCGCCAGCTGGGCGTTCCCGCTGCACGGCCGCGCGCTGCCGTGGATCAGCTCGAGGGGTTGCCCGTTCGACTGCGCGCACTGCAGCAGCAACCCCGATCGCGTCGCCGCCGAACCGAAGACGCAGCGCCGTCGCAGCGCCGCCGGCATGCGCGAAGAGCTGGCCGCGCTGGCCCGCGCTGGCGCGACCGTCGTTCACGTGCTCGACGAGATGGTGAACGTGCACCCGCAGCACCTCGCGAGCTTGCTCGACGCCGCCGAGGCGGAGCAGCTCCGCCTCGAGTTTCCCAACGGCATGCGCGCCGATTGCCTCGCACCCGCCGACCTCGTACGTCTGCTCGGGCGCATCACCACGCTCAGCATCAGCGCCGAGAGCGGCTCACAGCGCGTGCTCGACGAGGTCGTGGGCAAGCGCCTCGACCGCGCGGAGATCGAGCGGGTCTGCGCCCACGCCCACCGCATCGGGTTGCCGACCCTCGTGCACTTCATCATCGGCATGCCGAACGAGAGCGCCGCCGAGATCAACGAGACCTTGGCGTTCGCGCTGTCGCTGTTCGACCGCTTCGACATCGAGCCGGCGGTGCAGTTCGCGACCCCGCTGCCTGGCACTCGCCTCGCGCGGGGGCAGTCGCTGCCGGTGATCGACGACTGGGGCCCACGCTTCCAGGCCGAACCCACGCCGCTACGCGGGGCGATCGACCACGCGCAGCTGCACGCCTTCAAGCACACCTTCGACGCCCGACTGGCCAGCAGCCGCGGGCCGCAGAAGCTGATCCTGAACGCGACCTACGTGTGCAACAACCACTGCACGTTCTGTGCGGTCGGCACGCGCACGCAGGTCGATGGCCACCCCACGCGGCAGCGCGAGATCCTCGCCAAGTACCGTCGCCAGGGCGTCGAGCTGCTCGACATCGACGGCGGTGAGCCGACCATGAACCCCGAGCTGGTGCCGCTGGTCCGCTACGCCCGCGCGATCGGCTACCGGCGCGTCAACGTCACCACCAACGGCCGGCTGTGCGCCTACCCGGACTTCGCAGGCAAGCTGCTCGAATCCGGCGTCACCTCGGTGTTGTTCTCGATCCACGGCGCCGACGCGCGCACCCACGCGGCCCAGGTCGGCGTCGCCGAGGCCTTCGATCAGAGCGTGGCGGGCATCCGCAACGCAGTCGCGCTGGCCGGCGGGACCGTCGAGCTGGGCATGAACACCACCGTCACCAAGGGCAACGCCGCGCAGCTGCCCGCGATCGCGGAGCTCGCCCTGGCGCTGGGGCTGCGCTGGCTCAACATCCAGTTCCTCACTCCGTTCGGCCGCGCGACCCGCATGGTCGCACCCGACACCGCCGAAGCGGCTGCCGTGGCCGCGCGCGTCATCGACGAGTTCGGCACGCGCATGAAGATCCAGGTCATCAACCTGCCGTTCTGTTTCATGCCTGGCTACGAGGCCCACCTCGCAGGTGATCTCGACAAGCGCGCGCGACAGATGGTGTTCGTGAACAACGACGACGTGAACCTCGCCGAGTACCTCGCGGCCCGACGGGTCCGCAAGCCGCAGTGCGCCGCCTGCCCGCAGGCGTGCTTCTGCGCCGGGTTCTACGAGCTCGACGACGTGCCCGAGCCGCCATGGATCGTGCGCGCCGAGGATCTCTCGCGACGCATCAGCTGA
- a CDS encoding GNAT family N-acetyltransferase: MASMAPSIRPATSADAELILRFIRELATYEREPEAVEVTAATLAAQLEAPRPPFECVIAQDERGDPQGFALFFHNYSTWRGRAGLYLEDLYVTPAARGRGIGRALLQHLAQLAVARGCARFEWAVLDWNAPAIGFYESLGAVALREWTVYRLAGEALAGLAGAAQPATAPRLS, translated from the coding sequence ATGGCGTCGATGGCCCCGAGCATCCGCCCCGCGACCTCCGCCGACGCCGAGCTGATCCTGCGATTCATCCGCGAGCTCGCCACCTACGAACGCGAACCCGAGGCGGTCGAGGTCACGGCCGCGACCCTCGCCGCGCAGCTCGAGGCCCCGAGGCCGCCGTTCGAGTGCGTGATCGCCCAGGACGAGCGTGGCGATCCGCAGGGCTTCGCGCTGTTCTTCCACAACTACTCGACCTGGCGGGGACGTGCGGGTCTGTACCTCGAGGATCTGTACGTCACGCCCGCGGCGCGCGGCCGCGGCATCGGACGGGCCTTGCTGCAGCACCTGGCGCAGCTGGCGGTCGCGCGGGGTTGTGCACGCTTCGAGTGGGCCGTGCTCGACTGGAACGCGCCCGCGATCGGCTTCTACGAGTCGCTCGGCGCCGTCGCGTTGCGCGAGTGGACGGTCTACCGGCTCGCCGGCGAGGCGCTCGCCGGGCTCGCGGGCGCGGCCCAGCCCGCAACGGCGCCGCGGCTCAGCTGA
- a CDS encoding TlpA family protein disulfide reductase, with protein MPVKLCATAPGAACVASWAAWMIASSPACGIAPESSDAVVEPARSHIDPHDAESDLVGTIAPEFEVSGWIVDGQPTRDGPSLASLRGRVVLVRFWTDTCPYCRASAPGFAMLDRTYRDRGLTVIGIHHPKPRPSPRAADDHTSRVDAVHVADVARAWGLEFAIGLDDDWRTVDRWWLTAPRAATSATFLLDRSGVVRWVHPGPELHPGGGPEHARCREAYAEMSGMVETLLREGDPAPSD; from the coding sequence GTGCCCGTGAAGCTTTGTGCGACCGCGCCCGGCGCAGCCTGTGTGGCGTCGTGGGCGGCGTGGATGATCGCGTCGTCTCCCGCGTGCGGCATCGCGCCCGAGTCCAGCGATGCGGTGGTCGAGCCCGCGCGATCCCACATCGATCCGCATGACGCCGAGAGCGATCTCGTTGGCACCATCGCGCCGGAGTTCGAGGTCTCTGGTTGGATCGTCGACGGCCAACCCACGCGCGACGGACCGAGCCTCGCATCGCTGCGGGGTCGCGTGGTGCTGGTTCGGTTCTGGACCGACACGTGTCCCTACTGCCGTGCGAGTGCGCCGGGCTTCGCGATGCTCGACCGCACGTATCGGGATCGCGGCCTGACGGTGATCGGGATCCATCATCCCAAGCCGCGGCCGTCGCCGCGCGCCGCCGATGACCACACCTCGCGCGTCGATGCCGTTCACGTCGCGGACGTCGCGCGCGCATGGGGACTCGAGTTTGCGATCGGGCTCGACGACGACTGGCGCACGGTGGATCGCTGGTGGCTCACCGCGCCCCGCGCTGCGACGAGCGCAACATTCCTGCTCGATCGCAGCGGTGTCGTTCGCTGGGTGCATCCCGGCCCCGAGCTTCATCCTGGCGGTGGGCCCGAGCACGCCCGCTGTCGCGAGGCATACGCCGAGATGTCGGGCATGGTCGAAACGCTGCTGCGCGAGGGCGATCCGGCACCCAGCGACTGA